The Solicola gregarius DNA window CGTCGCGTCGCCGTACTCCGCCGTGCCCGTCTTCGCGCCGATCGGTTTACCCGGTAGGTCGGCGAGGAACGACCCGCTGCCGTCGCGTACGACGCCGAGCATCAGCTCGCGTAGCTGCTTCGCCTCTCCCTTGTCGAGCGGTACGTCGGGCGCTGCCTTCTCGGCCTGATGGCTCGTCACCAGGCTCGGTACGACCGTCTCGCCGCTCTCGACCGACGCTGCGACGACCGCCATCGCCATCGGCGACGCCTGCACCTTGCCCTGGCCGATCATCGATGCGGCGTGCTCGGTCGTCGGGGCATCGGACGGCACCGATCCGAAGTAGCTCGAGAACCCCGTGTCGTGGTCCTCGCCGAGCCCGAGCGACGCCGCCGCGTCGGCCAGCGCATCCTGCGGTACGTCGGCCTGCTCGCCGATCAGCGCCGTGTTGCACGACTGGGCGATGGCCGTACGCATGGGGATCTGCCCGAGCGCCGACGACGGGTAGTCGTCGTAGTTCTTGAACGACTTGCCGTTCACGTCGACCGTCGGGGAGCAGGTCAGCGTGTCGTCGGGGGAGTAGCCGTTGCGCAGCATCGCCAGGCTGGTCACGACCTTGAACGTCGAGCCCGGCGCGTACTGCCCGACGGTGGCGGTGGAGTAGCCCTCGCTGCCCGGCCCGCTGGCCGCCGCGAGGATGTCACCGCTCGACGGCTGGATGGCCACCAGCGCGCTCGGCGACGAGACATCGCTCAGGGCGTCCTCGGCGTCGGCTTGCGCATTGACGTCGAGCGTCGTCTTCAAGGGCTTGCCGGCCGTCGGCTTGGTCGCGTACAGCTTGCGGTCCTTGCCCGACTTACTCACCGCTTCGACGAGCAGGCCCTGCTGTCCGCGCAGCTGCTCGTCGTACCGCTGCTGCAGCCCCGAGAGTCCGGTGATGTCTCCCGGTGCGAGCTCACCGTCCGAATCCTTGATCAGCTCGGCCGTTGCCTCACCGACGGAGCCGAGAATCGGCTCCGCGAAGTCGCTCGTCGGCGCCAGGGACATCGTGTCGGCGATCTGGACAGCGCCCTTGATCCGCTCGTACGCCCCTGCGTCGACGTCGCGGGCGTCGACCTTGCGCAGCACGATCGCCTCGACGAACGCGTCGGGTCCGGCCGCCTTGGCCTCCGCGACGTAGCCGGCGACATCGATGTCGAGCAGCTGCGCGAGCTGCCTGGCCGACCCGGGCACCTGCGGCTTGTCCATGTGCAGCTTGTCGAGCCCCATGCGTACGACCGGGCGCTCCTTGACGA harbors:
- a CDS encoding penicillin-binding transpeptidase domain-containing protein, which codes for MLRSDSRVRALAVACALLACVGGLAACSDDSDESDPKPAAEGLATAVSDGDVGSLTFSGTSGDDAQADFKNVMSGMGDYTPDVSVGDVSEDGDTATAILDVSWALGESGSDAQWSYETEATLQRDGDKWQPEWDRALIAPDLKQGEHLSLTGDTADRGEILDRNRQPIVKERPVVRMGLDKLHMDKPQVPGSARQLAQLLDIDVAGYVAEAKAAGPDAFVEAIVLRKVDARDVDAGAYERIKGAVQIADTMSLAPTSDFAEPILGSVGEATAELIKDSDGELAPGDITGLSGLQQRYDEQLRGQQGLLVEAVSKSGKDRKLYATKPTAGKPLKTTLDVNAQADAEDALSDVSSPSALVAIQPSSGDILAAASGPGSEGYSTATVGQYAPGSTFKVVTSLAMLRNGYSPDDTLTCSPTVDVNGKSFKNYDDYPSSALGQIPMRTAIAQSCNTALIGEQADVPQDALADAAASLGLGEDHDTGFSSYFGSVPSDAPTTEHAASMIGQGKVQASPMAMAVVAASVESGETVVPSLVTSHQAEKAAPDVPLDKGEAKQLRELMLGVVRDGSGSFLADLPGKPIGAKTGTAEYGDATHTHAWMIAFQGDLAVAVFVEDGESGSGTAGPILEQFLRQR